Proteins from a single region of Pseudomonas sp. BSw22131:
- a CDS encoding SDR family oxidoreductase: MLVTGASSGIGWEVTQHLLRSGAEVYAMGRDVAALETLAAQGCTVLRVDMADNAQLAAALQALPVMHGLVNCAGVSVLEAATEVSAQAFDHVMSVNVRAAALVAGAVARSMIEANVAGSIVNVSSQASLVALDDHLSYCASKGAMDAMTRVQCAEWGRFGIRVNSVNPTVTLTPMAIMAWSEPSKRDPALAAIPLGRFAETAEVAAPILFLLSTAASMISGVSLPIDGGYTSR, from the coding sequence ATGCTGGTCACGGGCGCCAGCAGCGGGATTGGCTGGGAAGTGACTCAGCATCTGTTACGCAGCGGGGCCGAGGTTTACGCCATGGGCCGTGATGTTGCGGCGCTGGAAACACTCGCAGCGCAGGGCTGCACGGTGCTGCGAGTGGACATGGCCGATAACGCCCAGCTTGCAGCCGCGTTGCAGGCGTTACCGGTGATGCACGGGCTGGTCAACTGCGCCGGGGTTTCGGTGCTGGAGGCGGCGACCGAGGTCAGCGCACAGGCGTTTGATCACGTCATGTCGGTCAACGTGCGAGCGGCGGCGCTGGTGGCGGGCGCAGTCGCCCGGTCAATGATCGAAGCGAACGTCGCGGGCAGCATCGTCAACGTGTCGAGCCAGGCCTCGTTGGTGGCGCTGGACGACCATTTGAGTTACTGCGCATCCAAGGGCGCGATGGACGCCATGACTCGCGTGCAGTGTGCGGAGTGGGGCAGGTTCGGGATTCGGGTCAACAGCGTGAACCCGACCGTAACCCTGACGCCAATGGCGATCATGGCCTGGAGCGAGCCGAGCAAACGTGACCCGGCACTGGCGGCCATTCCACTTGGGCGTTTTGCTGAAACAGCGGAAGTCGCCGCGCCGATCCTGTTCCTGTTGAGCACCGCAGCGTCGATGATCAGCGGTGTGTCACTGCCGATTGATGGCGGCTACACCAGCCGTTAA
- a CDS encoding oxygenase MpaB family protein, translating into MEFIRTRIETQVMSMTGLSLGQLDMENPKGDPGLFGPDAVCWRVHGDFPSMLIGGVCALMLQMLHPRVLAGVWDHSNFREDMLGRLRRTGQFISGTTFGSTRDANWLIDKVRGIHSHVTGIAPDGSTYAASDPELLTWVHVTEVSSFMSAHQRYLDPSISSADKDRYYAETAIVAQRLGATDVPTSQSAIDDYSRSMRSQLECSERTREVLRVLKGAPAPSRLAKPVGSLMMQASVDLLPGWASTMLDIQQTDLARTMIRAGVNRSAPVLRWAVRNASVHRAKRRMGVV; encoded by the coding sequence ATGGAATTCATCCGCACACGCATTGAAACTCAAGTCATGAGCATGACCGGTCTGTCCTTGGGCCAACTGGACATGGAGAACCCAAAGGGCGACCCCGGACTGTTCGGTCCTGACGCCGTGTGCTGGCGGGTACATGGGGATTTTCCAAGCATGTTGATCGGTGGCGTATGCGCGTTGATGCTGCAAATGCTTCACCCTCGAGTGCTGGCAGGCGTCTGGGATCATTCCAATTTTCGCGAGGACATGCTCGGGCGTCTGCGCAGGACCGGGCAGTTCATCTCCGGCACCACCTTCGGCTCGACCCGCGACGCCAACTGGCTGATCGATAAAGTGCGCGGTATTCACTCGCACGTTACCGGGATCGCGCCGGATGGCAGCACCTACGCTGCCAGCGATCCGGAATTGCTCACGTGGGTGCATGTCACGGAAGTCAGCAGCTTCATGAGTGCCCATCAGCGCTACCTGGACCCGTCGATTTCGTCCGCAGACAAAGACCGGTATTACGCCGAAACGGCGATTGTGGCCCAAAGGCTCGGCGCTACAGACGTGCCGACTTCACAAAGCGCTATTGACGACTATTCACGAAGCATGCGTTCACAGCTCGAATGCAGTGAGCGCACTCGTGAAGTGCTGCGGGTGCTCAAGGGTGCTCCCGCGCCGAGTCGTCTGGCAAAGCCTGTGGGCAGTTTGATGATGCAGGCCAGCGTCGATTTGCTGCCGGGTTGGGCGAGCACGATGCTGGATATTCAGCAGACCGATCTTGCCCGCACGATGATCCGCGCCGGGGTCAACCGCAGCGCGCCAGTGCTACGCTGGGCCGTGCGCAATGCGTCGGTCCACCGCGCGAAACGGCGGATGGGCGTTGTGTAA
- the acs gene encoding acetate--CoA ligase encodes MINLSDFPHADAVRKAAQLSTDDYSRLYRQSVEQPDVFWAEQANRFIDWFSQWDQVQQSDMLTGKAQWFKGATLNVSYNCIDRHLNDRGDQVALIWEGDSPKESAEITYRKLHDNVSRLANVLKGRGVKKGDRVCIYMPMVPEAAYAMLACARIGAVHSVVFGGFSPDALRDRILDADCRTVITADEGVRGGKYVPLKQNVDKALVGCPDVSTVLVVQRTQGEVDWVEGRDIWYHEARHGISDDCPPEPMDAEDPLFILYTSGSTGKPKGVLHTTGGYLLQAAMTHQYVFDYRDGEVFWCTADVGWVTGHSYIVYGPLANGATTLIFEGVPNYPDSSRFWKVIDKHRVNIFYTAPTVLRALMREGLKPLQNTSRESLRLLATAGEPINPEAWEWYFHHVGKERCPIVDTWWQTETGGIMLTPLLSTNPLKPGCATQPMFGVQPVLLDEKGNELDGANSGLLAIKACWPGQIRSVYGDPKRMFDTYFAPYPGYYFTGDGARRDEDGHYWITGRVDDVINVSGHRIGTAEVESALVLHGSIAEAAVVGYPHDVKGMGIYAFVTVMDGVEPSNDLKKELLAHVSKEIGSFARPELIQWAPALPKTRSGKIMRRILRKIACNELDSLGDISTLADSSVVEGLIEKRLNQ; translated from the coding sequence ATGATCAATCTCAGCGATTTCCCACACGCCGACGCGGTTCGCAAAGCGGCTCAATTGAGTACGGATGATTACAGCCGCTTGTACCGGCAATCCGTCGAGCAGCCCGACGTATTCTGGGCGGAACAAGCGAACAGGTTCATCGACTGGTTTTCTCAGTGGGATCAGGTACAACAGTCCGACATGCTCACCGGCAAAGCGCAGTGGTTCAAGGGCGCCACACTCAACGTCAGTTACAACTGCATCGACCGTCATCTGAATGATCGCGGCGACCAGGTTGCCCTCATCTGGGAGGGTGACAGCCCTAAAGAATCCGCTGAAATCACCTACAGAAAACTTCACGACAATGTTTCGCGCCTCGCCAACGTGCTTAAAGGCCGAGGCGTGAAAAAGGGTGATCGTGTGTGCATCTACATGCCGATGGTGCCAGAGGCTGCTTACGCGATGCTCGCGTGTGCACGCATAGGTGCTGTGCATTCGGTGGTATTCGGCGGGTTTTCACCGGATGCATTGCGAGATCGCATTCTCGATGCGGACTGTCGCACCGTGATCACCGCCGATGAAGGCGTACGTGGCGGTAAGTATGTGCCGCTCAAGCAGAACGTCGACAAGGCGCTGGTGGGCTGCCCTGACGTCAGTACGGTGCTTGTCGTGCAGCGCACGCAAGGTGAGGTCGATTGGGTCGAAGGCCGCGATATCTGGTACCACGAAGCGCGGCACGGCATCAGTGACGATTGTCCGCCAGAGCCGATGGACGCCGAAGATCCGCTGTTCATCCTCTATACCTCGGGCAGCACTGGCAAACCCAAAGGCGTGCTTCACACCACCGGCGGTTATCTGCTGCAGGCTGCCATGACGCATCAATACGTGTTCGATTATCGCGATGGCGAGGTTTTCTGGTGCACCGCCGATGTGGGCTGGGTCACGGGGCACAGTTACATCGTCTACGGCCCCTTGGCCAACGGTGCCACGACACTGATCTTCGAAGGGGTGCCCAACTATCCGGACAGCTCACGGTTCTGGAAAGTGATCGACAAGCACCGCGTCAATATTTTCTACACGGCGCCCACTGTATTGCGCGCACTGATGCGTGAAGGGCTAAAGCCGTTGCAGAACACATCGCGTGAAAGCCTGCGATTGCTAGCCACAGCGGGTGAGCCGATTAACCCCGAAGCGTGGGAATGGTATTTCCATCACGTAGGTAAAGAACGCTGCCCCATTGTCGATACATGGTGGCAGACCGAAACCGGCGGCATCATGCTGACGCCCCTGTTGAGCACCAACCCTTTGAAACCCGGTTGCGCGACGCAGCCCATGTTTGGCGTGCAACCGGTCTTGCTGGACGAAAAAGGCAACGAGCTCGACGGCGCGAACAGCGGCCTGCTGGCGATAAAGGCCTGCTGGCCGGGGCAGATACGTAGCGTGTATGGCGACCCGAAGCGCATGTTCGATACCTACTTTGCGCCCTACCCTGGTTATTACTTCACGGGGGATGGAGCAAGGCGCGATGAGGATGGTCATTACTGGATCACCGGTCGCGTGGACGACGTGATCAACGTGTCCGGTCACAGGATTGGCACTGCGGAGGTGGAAAGCGCACTCGTGCTGCACGGCAGCATTGCCGAAGCCGCGGTGGTGGGTTACCCGCACGATGTAAAGGGCATGGGCATCTATGCGTTCGTCACGGTGATGGACGGCGTGGAGCCGAGCAACGACTTGAAAAAAGAGCTGCTCGCGCACGTCAGTAAAGAGATTGGCAGCTTTGCCAGGCCTGAGCTGATTCAATGGGCGCCTGCGCTGCCGAAGACTCGCTCGGGCAAAATCATGCGCCGCATCCTGCGCAAGATCGCCTGCAACGAACTGGACAGCCTCGGCGACATTTCGACGCTGGCGGACTCGAGCGTCGTCGAGGGCCTGATCGAGAAACGCCTGAATCAATGA
- the pgi gene encoding glucose-6-phosphate isomerase, translated as MAHYRTPHDVTTLPAWQALKQHRETMQNFSMREAFNADPKRFSEFTLSSCGLFLDYSKNLITPETRTLLVNLANEVGLKDAIKAQYDGELVNSSEGRPALHTALRRPVGDKLSVNGNNVMPEVHKVLNQMTDLVGRIHDGLWRGYTEKPITDVVNIGIGGSFLGPELVSEALLSYAQKGVRCHYLANIDGSEFHELTMKLRAETTLFIVSSKTFSTLETLKNATAARAWYLAQGGSEAELYRHFIAVSSNNAAAVAFGIREENIFPMWDWVGGRYSLWSAIGLPIALAIGMSNFKELLSGAYSMDQHFQNASFEQNMPVLLALLGVWYGNFWGAQSHAILPYDHYLRNITKHLQQLDMESNGKSVRQDGTPVNTDTGPVIWGGVGCNGQHAYHQLLHQGTQLIPADFIVPIVSFNPVSDHHQWLFANCLSQSQALMLGKTRAEAEAELREKGVSEEEVQRVAPHKVIPGNRPSNTLVVERISPRRLGALVAMYEHKVFVQSVVWGTNAFDQWGVELGKELGKGVYSRLTGENEETAEDPSTQGLINYFRGRHRG; from the coding sequence ATGGCGCACTACCGCACTCCTCATGACGTCACCACCCTGCCCGCTTGGCAGGCGCTCAAACAACATCGCGAGACCATGCAGAATTTCAGCATGCGCGAGGCGTTCAATGCAGATCCAAAGCGCTTCAGTGAGTTCACGCTCAGCAGCTGCGGTCTGTTTCTCGACTATTCGAAAAACCTGATTACCCCTGAAACCCGTACCTTGCTGGTCAATCTGGCCAACGAAGTGGGTCTGAAGGACGCGATCAAAGCCCAATATGACGGCGAGTTGGTCAACTCGTCCGAAGGTCGCCCGGCACTGCACACAGCGCTGCGTCGTCCGGTTGGCGACAAACTGTCGGTCAACGGTAACAACGTGATGCCGGAAGTGCACAAAGTGCTGAACCAGATGACCGATCTGGTCGGGCGCATTCACGACGGTCTCTGGCGCGGCTACACCGAAAAGCCGATCACCGACGTGGTCAACATCGGCATTGGCGGGTCCTTCCTCGGGCCTGAACTGGTTTCGGAAGCTCTGTTGTCCTACGCGCAGAAAGGCGTTCGCTGTCACTACCTGGCGAACATTGACGGCAGTGAGTTTCACGAACTGACCATGAAGCTGCGCGCCGAGACCACGTTGTTCATCGTCTCGTCCAAAACGTTCAGTACGCTGGAAACCCTGAAGAACGCGACCGCTGCCCGCGCCTGGTATCTGGCACAAGGCGGTTCCGAGGCAGAGCTGTATCGTCACTTCATCGCCGTGTCGAGCAACAACGCCGCCGCAGTGGCCTTCGGTATTCGTGAAGAGAACATCTTCCCGATGTGGGACTGGGTTGGCGGTCGTTACTCGCTGTGGTCGGCCATTGGTTTGCCGATTGCGCTGGCGATCGGCATGTCCAACTTCAAGGAACTGCTGTCCGGTGCCTACTCCATGGACCAGCATTTCCAGAACGCCTCGTTTGAACAGAACATGCCGGTACTGCTGGCGTTGCTCGGTGTCTGGTACGGCAATTTCTGGGGCGCGCAGAGTCACGCGATCCTGCCTTACGACCATTACCTGCGCAACATCACCAAACACTTGCAACAGCTGGACATGGAGTCCAACGGCAAGAGCGTTCGTCAGGACGGTACGCCCGTCAACACGGACACTGGCCCGGTCATCTGGGGCGGCGTAGGTTGCAACGGTCAGCACGCTTACCACCAGTTGCTGCACCAGGGTACCCAACTGATCCCGGCTGACTTCATCGTGCCGATCGTCAGCTTCAACCCTGTGTCTGACCACCACCAATGGCTGTTTGCCAACTGCCTGTCGCAGAGCCAGGCATTGATGTTGGGCAAGACCCGCGCCGAAGCCGAAGCCGAACTGCGCGAAAAAGGCGTTTCCGAGGAAGAAGTGCAGCGCGTCGCGCCGCATAAAGTCATCCCCGGCAACCGTCCGAGCAACACGCTTGTGGTCGAACGTATAAGCCCGCGTCGTCTTGGCGCGCTGGTGGCCATGTACGAGCACAAGGTGTTCGTGCAGAGCGTGGTCTGGGGGACTAACGCCTTCGATCAATGGGGCGTGGAGTTGGGCAAGGAGTTGGGCAAGGGCGTCTACTCACGCCTCACCGGTGAGAACGAGGAAACGGCAGAAGACCCGTCGACTCAAGGCCTGATCAATTATTTCCGTGGTCGTCACCGCGGCTGA
- the panC gene encoding pantoate--beta-alanine ligase has translation MNTVKTVRELRAAVARARSEGKRIALVPTMGNLHSGHIALVTKAAQRADFVVASLFVNPLQFGPNEDLASYPRTLAADQEKLLQAGCHLLFTPTVEEMYPHGMADQTIVRVPVVSEGLCGGSRPGHFDGVSTVVSKFFNMVQPDIAVFGQKDFQQLAVVSALVRDLNMPIQIIGEPTVRATDGLALSSRNGYLSESQRAAAPALYQVINTVADAIRNGEKDLEQLLVKGKHDLEAAGFRPDYLEIRQAVTLRPATPDDNDLVILAAAWLGTTRLIDNLHLNRS, from the coding sequence ATGAACACAGTCAAGACCGTCCGTGAACTGCGCGCAGCCGTAGCGCGCGCGCGCAGTGAAGGCAAACGTATTGCCTTGGTTCCGACTATGGGAAACCTGCACAGCGGACACATTGCGCTGGTGACCAAGGCCGCTCAGCGGGCTGACTTCGTGGTGGCAAGCCTCTTCGTCAACCCTCTGCAGTTCGGGCCAAATGAAGACCTGGCCAGCTACCCGCGCACGCTGGCAGCCGATCAGGAAAAGCTTCTGCAGGCCGGTTGCCACTTGCTGTTCACCCCCACGGTCGAGGAGATGTACCCGCACGGCATGGCAGACCAGACCATCGTTCGTGTGCCCGTGGTTTCGGAAGGTTTGTGTGGTGGCAGTCGCCCCGGGCATTTCGATGGCGTTTCCACAGTGGTCAGCAAGTTTTTCAACATGGTGCAGCCCGACATCGCCGTGTTCGGTCAAAAAGACTTCCAGCAGCTGGCGGTGGTAAGCGCACTGGTGCGCGATCTCAACATGCCCATCCAGATCATCGGCGAACCGACCGTTCGTGCCACTGACGGCCTGGCGCTATCGTCGCGCAATGGCTATCTGAGCGAGTCACAACGCGCCGCCGCGCCTGCGCTTTATCAGGTGATCAACACCGTGGCCGACGCGATTCGCAACGGCGAGAAAGACCTCGAACAACTCCTGGTCAAAGGCAAGCACGATCTTGAAGCCGCAGGCTTTCGTCCCGACTACCTGGAAATACGCCAGGCTGTCACGCTCCGACCAGCAACACCGGATGACAACGATCTGGTGATTCTCGCCGCAGCGTGGCTCGGCACCACACGCCTCATCGATAATCTGCACCTGAACAGAAGCTGA
- the panB gene encoding 3-methyl-2-oxobutanoate hydroxymethyltransferase, with the protein MPDITVTSLQALKQRGEKITMLTCYDATFAHTASLAGVEVLLVGDSLGMVLQGHDSTLPVTNADMAYHVASVKRGNRGALILADLPFMAYATLEQTFANSGALMQAGAHMVKIEGAAWLAESIRLLAERGIPVCAHMGLTPQSVNVLGGYKVQGRLETQARQMRADAIALEQAGAAMILLECVPSELAIEISSAVKIPVIGIGAGSGTDGQVLVIHDMLGLSITGRVPKFVKNFMVGQPDIQSAISAYVAAVKDVSFPAIEHGFSA; encoded by the coding sequence ATGCCCGATATCACCGTTACGTCCCTGCAGGCCTTGAAGCAGCGTGGTGAAAAAATCACCATGCTCACCTGCTACGACGCAACATTTGCCCACACAGCCAGCCTGGCGGGTGTTGAGGTGCTGCTGGTCGGCGATTCGCTGGGCATGGTCCTTCAGGGCCATGACAGCACGCTGCCGGTGACAAACGCAGACATGGCTTATCACGTCGCCAGCGTCAAACGTGGCAACCGGGGAGCGTTGATCCTCGCAGACCTTCCTTTCATGGCGTACGCCACCCTCGAACAGACCTTTGCCAACAGTGGGGCCTTGATGCAGGCCGGTGCGCACATGGTCAAGATCGAGGGCGCGGCGTGGCTGGCCGAGTCGATTCGGTTGCTGGCAGAGCGAGGGATTCCGGTGTGCGCGCACATGGGGCTCACACCGCAATCGGTCAACGTGCTTGGCGGTTACAAAGTGCAAGGCCGTCTTGAAACGCAGGCGCGGCAGATGCGTGCCGACGCCATTGCACTGGAACAGGCTGGCGCGGCGATGATTTTGCTGGAGTGCGTGCCCAGCGAACTGGCGATCGAAATCTCCAGCGCCGTGAAGATTCCGGTGATCGGGATTGGCGCCGGCAGTGGCACAGACGGCCAGGTACTGGTGATACACGACATGCTGGGCTTGTCGATTACCGGCCGCGTACCCAAGTTCGTGAAAAACTTCATGGTCGGCCAGCCCGACATCCAGTCAGCAATTAGCGCGTATGTCGCCGCCGTCAAAGACGTCAGCTTTCCGGCCATCGAACATGGATTTTCGGCATGA
- the folK gene encoding 2-amino-4-hydroxy-6-hydroxymethyldihydropteridine diphosphokinase: protein MERVYIGLGSNLADPAEQLRGAIKSLGQLPQTHLWEVSSFYVSDSLLPGQPRYTNAVAGVDTGLEPLALLDALQAIETGQGRERHERWGPRTLDLDILTFGDRLIDEPRLKVPHYHMQARAFVLYPLGEVAPGLMLADGRTLDQLLAECAFQGLERLPG from the coding sequence ATGGAGCGCGTCTATATAGGACTGGGCAGCAACCTTGCCGACCCCGCCGAGCAATTGCGTGGCGCGATCAAGTCGCTGGGGCAATTGCCCCAGACCCACCTGTGGGAAGTCTCTTCTTTTTATGTGAGCGACTCTTTGCTGCCAGGTCAGCCGCGCTATACCAATGCGGTAGCAGGCGTGGACACCGGCCTTGAGCCTTTGGCGCTGCTGGATGCGCTGCAAGCCATCGAAACCGGTCAAGGCCGCGAGCGGCATGAGCGCTGGGGGCCGCGCACGCTGGACCTGGATATTCTGACGTTCGGTGACCGCCTGATAGACGAGCCCCGCCTGAAAGTGCCGCACTACCACATGCAAGCACGCGCATTCGTGCTGTATCCGCTGGGAGAAGTGGCGCCAGGGCTGATGTTGGCCGACGGTCGAACGCTGGATCAACTGCTCGCCGAGTGTGCTTTCCAGGGGTTGGAACGTCTCCCAGGCTGA
- a CDS encoding polynucleotide adenylyltransferase PcnB gives MLKKLFQSFRSPLRKPQQHVRTTPEVLSSSQHSLQRNQFSRYAVNIVERLQTAGYQAYLVGGCVRDLMLNIEPKDFDVATSATPEQVRAEFRNARIIGRRFKLVHIHFGREIIEVATFRANHPIDDEDEDSNQSSRNESGRILRDNVYGTLEEDAQRRDFTINALYYDPVTERVLDFANGVHDIRNRLIRLIGDPQQRYKEDPVRMLRAVRFAAKLDFGIEKHSATPIRPLAPMLRDIPSARLFEEVLKLFLSGYAEPTFEMLVDLELFEPLFPASNKALEYNPTYTHTLISDALANTDSRVKQNKPVTPAFLFAALLWPALPARVLRLQERGMPPIPAMQEAAHELITEQCQRIAIPKRFTMPIREIWDMQERLPRRSGKRADLLLDNPRFRAGYDFLLLRESAGEETEGLGDWWTEYQEANDSGRRDMIRDLGSKSETGQGPRKRRRSGSTKRKRTGADSSASGE, from the coding sequence ATGCTGAAGAAGCTGTTCCAGTCATTCCGTTCCCCACTGCGCAAGCCGCAGCAACACGTGCGCACCACGCCCGAAGTGCTCAGCAGTAGCCAGCATTCGTTGCAGCGCAATCAATTCAGCCGCTACGCCGTCAACATCGTCGAGCGTTTGCAAACAGCCGGTTACCAGGCCTATCTGGTGGGCGGATGCGTTCGCGACCTGATGTTGAACATCGAACCCAAGGATTTCGACGTCGCCACCAGCGCCACGCCGGAGCAGGTTCGGGCCGAGTTTCGTAACGCACGCATCATCGGCCGTCGTTTCAAGCTGGTTCACATCCACTTCGGTCGCGAGATCATCGAAGTCGCCACATTCCGCGCCAATCATCCTATTGATGATGAAGACGAGGACAGCAATCAATCCTCGCGCAACGAGAGCGGCCGCATCCTGCGTGACAATGTCTACGGCACTCTGGAAGAGGACGCGCAACGCCGCGACTTCACCATCAACGCGCTGTATTACGACCCTGTCACCGAACGCGTGCTCGACTTCGCCAACGGCGTACACGACATCCGCAATCGGCTGATCCGCCTGATTGGCGATCCGCAACAGCGGTATAAAGAAGACCCGGTGCGGATGCTGCGTGCCGTGCGATTCGCCGCCAAGCTCGACTTCGGTATCGAAAAGCACAGTGCCACGCCGATTCGCCCGCTGGCGCCGATGCTGCGCGATATTCCGTCCGCTCGTCTTTTCGAAGAAGTCCTCAAGCTGTTCCTGTCCGGGTACGCCGAGCCCACCTTCGAAATGCTGGTCGACCTCGAACTGTTCGAGCCGCTGTTCCCCGCCAGCAACAAGGCGCTGGAATACAACCCGACTTACACCCACACGCTGATCAGCGATGCGCTCGCCAACACCGACTCGCGCGTCAAGCAGAACAAGCCGGTAACACCGGCGTTCCTGTTTGCCGCGCTGTTGTGGCCGGCACTGCCCGCTCGGGTGCTGCGCTTGCAGGAGCGCGGCATGCCGCCAATCCCCGCCATGCAGGAAGCTGCTCATGAGCTGATTACTGAACAGTGCCAGCGGATTGCGATTCCCAAGCGCTTTACCATGCCGATTCGCGAGATATGGGACATGCAGGAACGACTGCCACGTCGCTCCGGCAAGCGCGCCGACCTCCTGCTGGACAATCCCCGTTTCCGCGCCGGTTACGACTTCCTGCTGCTTCGCGAGTCTGCGGGCGAAGAGACCGAAGGCCTGGGCGACTGGTGGACCGAGTACCAGGAAGCCAATGACAGCGGGCGCCGCGACATGATTCGCGATCTGGGCAGCAAGTCCGAAACCGGCCAGGGCCCGCGCAAGCGTCGCCGCAGTGGCAGCACCAAGCGCAAACGCACGGGTGCCGACTCGTCCGCTTCCGGCGAATGA